One window of Candidatus Microthrix subdominans genomic DNA carries:
- a CDS encoding MBL fold metallo-hydrolase, with protein sequence MAIELITTDGIFALDGGEWEVTNNIWLVGDDREVLVFDAAHDHQAIVDAANGRKVRGIVLTHGHNDHINAAVPLRDAVDAPIWLHDADSMLWDVVWPDDSPDRQLAEGGSFKVAGHELGVMHTPGHSPGCCCFYDAGSEVVFTGDTLFCGGPGATGRSYSDEPTIVASIRDRLLALPDDTVVHTGHGESTTIGAERAGIEAKAAELGV encoded by the coding sequence ATGGCCATCGAACTGATCACGACCGACGGAATCTTCGCGCTCGATGGGGGTGAGTGGGAGGTGACGAACAACATCTGGTTGGTCGGCGACGACCGAGAGGTGCTCGTCTTCGACGCAGCCCACGATCATCAGGCGATTGTCGATGCGGCGAACGGCCGCAAGGTTCGGGGCATCGTGTTGACCCACGGCCACAACGACCACATCAACGCCGCAGTGCCGCTGCGCGACGCCGTCGACGCCCCGATCTGGCTCCACGATGCCGACTCGATGCTGTGGGACGTCGTCTGGCCCGACGACTCGCCCGACCGTCAGCTGGCCGAAGGCGGGTCGTTCAAGGTGGCCGGCCACGAGCTGGGCGTGATGCACACGCCCGGGCACTCGCCTGGATGTTGCTGCTTCTACGACGCCGGCAGCGAGGTGGTGTTCACCGGGGACACGCTGTTCTGCGGTGGGCCCGGGGCGACCGGCCGCAGCTACTCGGACGAGCCGACGATCGTGGCGTCGATCCGAGACCGGCTGTTGGCGCTGCCCGACGACACCGTCGTGCACACCGGCCACGGCGAGTCGACCACGATCGGCGCCGAGCGAGCGGGCATCGAGGCCAAGGCTGCCGAGCTGGGGGTCTAG
- the glpX gene encoding class II fructose-bisphosphatase yields the protein MSDAQAPDRNLAMELVRVTEAAALASARWLGRGDKNAADGAAVDAMRIMLSTVQMQGVVVIGEGEKDEAPMLFNGEEVGSGHGAGADIAVDPIDGTTLTALGRPNALSVIAVSDRGSMFDPGPCVYMEKIAVGPEAADVIDITQSATENINRVAEAKGAKPRDLTVVVLDRPRHDDLVAEIRTTGARIHSISDGDVAGAIATAWPTSTVDILFGIGGTPEGVISAAAMKCMRGSQQGRLWPRNDAERTAALEAGYDLDQVLTQDDMVRGDNCFFAATGISDGELLDGVQFSPAGAKTQSLVMRSTSGTVRLVETHHRADRMHV from the coding sequence ATGAGCGACGCACAGGCCCCCGATCGAAACCTCGCAATGGAGCTGGTGCGTGTCACCGAGGCTGCTGCGCTCGCCAGCGCCCGCTGGCTGGGGCGCGGCGACAAGAACGCCGCCGACGGTGCGGCGGTCGACGCCATGCGCATCATGTTGTCGACCGTTCAGATGCAGGGCGTCGTCGTGATCGGCGAGGGCGAGAAGGACGAAGCGCCCATGCTGTTCAACGGCGAGGAGGTCGGCAGCGGCCATGGCGCCGGGGCAGATATTGCCGTCGACCCGATCGACGGCACCACGCTGACCGCCCTCGGACGCCCCAATGCCCTCTCGGTAATCGCCGTGTCCGACCGGGGCTCGATGTTCGATCCGGGCCCGTGCGTGTACATGGAGAAGATCGCCGTCGGGCCGGAGGCCGCCGACGTGATCGACATCACCCAGTCGGCGACCGAGAACATCAACCGGGTCGCCGAGGCCAAGGGCGCCAAGCCCCGCGACCTGACGGTCGTCGTGCTCGATCGGCCCCGCCACGACGACCTGGTGGCCGAGATTCGCACGACCGGCGCCCGCATCCACTCGATCTCCGACGGCGACGTGGCCGGTGCCATCGCCACCGCCTGGCCCACCTCGACGGTCGACATCCTCTTCGGCATCGGCGGCACGCCCGAGGGCGTCATCTCCGCCGCCGCCATGAAGTGCATGCGGGGCTCCCAGCAGGGTCGCCTGTGGCCCCGCAACGACGCTGAGCGCACCGCAGCGCTGGAGGCCGGTTACGACCTCGACCAGGTGCTGACCCAGGACGACATGGTGCGGGGCGACAACTGCTTCTTCGCCGCCACCGGCATCAGCGACGGCGAACTGCTCGACGGGGTGCAGTTCTCGCCGGCCGGCGCCAAAACGCAGTCGCTGGTGATGCGCTCGACCTCCGGTACCGTTCGCCTCGTCGAGACCCACCACCGGGCCGACCGCATGCACGTCTAA
- a CDS encoding L,D-transpeptidase: MGRRSGLRASGLRAVDRRSVGIRLVGIRPIGLTALVVLAFVVAACAGDDSGRDAAGPAGTNDRVESVSAGAAASGLPSWRSYVATGGDSLAAIDVFESPGGQPLAAVPNRPAEGLPAVFLVRQLDVADTEDGGWYEVWLPVRPNGSHGFIRADDVSLSYHDYQLRVKLSDHEVELYTAGVRTDTFPVGVGEERTPTPGGTFYTKELLKPTNRGGPYGTYAYGLSGFSNTLTDFAGGDGVVGLHGTDQPDSVGRDVSAGCIRMRNDDIEQLVERLPLGVPVEIIA; encoded by the coding sequence ATGGGCCGGCGTTCGGGCCTCCGCGCCAGCGGCCTGCGTGCAGTCGACCGTCGCTCGGTCGGCATCCGCTTGGTCGGCATCCGCCCGATCGGGTTGACGGCCCTCGTGGTGCTGGCGTTCGTCGTGGCCGCTTGCGCCGGTGACGATTCCGGGCGGGACGCCGCAGGGCCGGCGGGCACCAACGACCGGGTCGAGAGCGTCTCGGCGGGCGCCGCCGCATCCGGCCTTCCCAGCTGGCGCAGCTACGTCGCCACCGGCGGGGACTCGCTGGCTGCGATCGACGTGTTCGAGTCGCCCGGCGGCCAGCCGCTGGCGGCGGTGCCCAACCGCCCTGCCGAGGGCCTCCCGGCCGTGTTCCTTGTGCGCCAACTCGATGTGGCCGACACCGAGGACGGCGGCTGGTATGAGGTGTGGCTGCCGGTGCGACCCAACGGTAGCCACGGCTTCATCCGGGCCGACGATGTCTCGCTGAGCTACCACGACTACCAACTGCGGGTGAAGCTCTCCGATCACGAGGTGGAGCTGTACACCGCCGGCGTTCGCACCGATACGTTCCCGGTCGGGGTCGGGGAGGAGCGCACACCCACCCCGGGAGGCACGTTCTACACCAAGGAGCTGCTCAAGCCGACCAATCGTGGCGGGCCCTACGGCACCTATGCCTACGGGCTATCCGGCTTCTCCAACACGCTGACCGACTTCGCCGGGGGCGACGGGGTGGTCGGGCTGCACGGCACCGATCAGCCCGACTCGGTCGGCCGCGACGTCTCAGCCGGGTGCATCCGCATGCGCAACGACGACATCGAGCAGTTGGTGGAGCGCCTGCCCCTCGGCGTACCGGTCGAGATCATCGCCTGA
- a CDS encoding dienelactone hydrolase: MVLFPGAGSGADHASLFTIEAAVDPLPVSRVDFAYRLEGRRFPDRAPKLIPEVATAVERAAAQWGSDPSRLVIGGRSMGGRMASMALAEGAIDAAGLVLVSYPLHPPKRPDRLRIDHLGGVAVPTLFVSGDRDAFGTPDELEAAHALVTGPVTAEWITGGRHELSRVADNADVAARVAAWLER; encoded by the coding sequence ATGGTGTTGTTCCCCGGCGCCGGGTCCGGTGCCGACCACGCCAGCCTGTTCACCATCGAAGCAGCGGTCGACCCGCTGCCGGTCAGCCGGGTCGACTTCGCCTACCGCCTGGAGGGCCGACGCTTCCCCGACCGCGCCCCCAAGCTGATCCCCGAGGTGGCCACGGCGGTCGAGCGGGCGGCGGCGCAGTGGGGGAGCGACCCGTCCCGCTTGGTGATCGGGGGTCGGTCGATGGGTGGGCGCATGGCGTCGATGGCGCTCGCCGAGGGTGCGATCGACGCCGCCGGCCTGGTGCTGGTCTCCTATCCGCTCCATCCCCCCAAGCGCCCCGATCGGCTGCGGATCGATCACCTGGGCGGCGTGGCGGTGCCCACGCTGTTCGTCTCGGGCGACCGCGACGCGTTCGGAACCCCCGACGAACTCGAGGCTGCGCATGCCTTGGTCACCGGCCCGGTGACCGCCGAGTGGATCACCGGAGGACGTCACGAGCTGAGCCGGGTGGCCGACAACGCCGACGTCGCCGCCCGTGTCGCCGCGTGGCTCGAGCGCTGA
- a CDS encoding NifU family protein, with protein sequence MRQAVEATIGVLRPAIQADGGDLRLVSVDETTGVVQLELSGTCAGCSGQPDARSGGIERILADRVPEVRAVELVGGCGVPAEDCGTAVTL encoded by the coding sequence ATGAGACAAGCGGTCGAAGCGACGATCGGAGTGCTTCGACCGGCAATCCAGGCCGACGGTGGCGACCTGCGGCTGGTGTCGGTCGACGAAACCACCGGTGTCGTCCAGTTGGAGCTGAGCGGAACCTGCGCAGGATGCTCGGGCCAGCCTGACGCCCGCTCCGGGGGCATCGAGCGGATCCTCGCCGATCGGGTGCCGGAGGTTCGCGCGGTCGAGTTGGTGGGCGGGTGTGGGGTGCCGGCCGAGGACTGCGGCACCGCCGTCACCCTGTGA
- a CDS encoding F0F1 ATP synthase subunit alpha: protein MTQLFDPAEITNAIRSNLEGFTPDLTESQVGRVTEVGDGIARIAGLPNCPVNALLEFESGVRGLALNLDEDSIGAVILGEADEVAEGDAVRASGEILSVPVGDGMLGRVVNALGDPIDGKGPLTNVVQRRMEIQAPGITGRQPVGEPLQTGIKSIDSLIPIGRGQRELIIGDRKTGKTTVAVDTILNQAGLGVNCIYVAIGQKASTVAQTVARLEEAGAMEYTVVVVAPASDQAPFKYLAPYAGCAMGQHWMDNSGHALAIYDDLSKQAEAYRQMALLLRRPPGREAYPGDVFYLHSRLLERAAKLSDERGAGSLTALPVIETKAGDVSAYIPTNVISITDGQIFLQEDLFRSGVRPAIDVGISVSRVGSAAQIKAMKTAVGTLKSDLQQFRELESFAAFGSDLDAVSKAQLERGYRLTELLKQGVGQPMPVEEQVVVLYAGTRGHLDNIPVESVGRFADELLEYFRARHGHILDGVRSDGKIPDEDALEAAIARFASEFDPGAEGVHEPDAGESGDQHSRVVDSDVTLPEEDVDRDEATFQPSKRDG, encoded by the coding sequence GTGACCCAGCTCTTTGATCCAGCCGAGATCACCAACGCCATTCGCAGCAACCTCGAAGGCTTCACGCCCGACCTGACCGAAAGCCAGGTCGGCCGGGTGACCGAGGTGGGCGATGGCATCGCCCGCATCGCCGGTCTGCCCAACTGCCCGGTCAACGCCCTCCTCGAGTTCGAGAGCGGCGTGCGCGGCCTGGCCCTCAACCTGGATGAGGACTCGATCGGTGCGGTGATCCTCGGCGAGGCCGACGAGGTCGCCGAGGGCGATGCCGTCCGCGCTTCGGGCGAGATCCTGTCGGTGCCGGTCGGCGACGGCATGCTCGGCCGGGTGGTGAACGCCCTGGGCGACCCGATCGACGGCAAGGGCCCGCTGACCAACGTCGTGCAGCGCCGCATGGAGATTCAGGCGCCGGGCATCACCGGCCGCCAGCCGGTGGGGGAGCCCCTGCAGACCGGCATCAAGTCGATCGACTCGTTGATCCCGATCGGCCGTGGCCAGCGCGAGCTGATCATCGGCGACCGCAAGACCGGCAAGACCACGGTTGCGGTCGACACGATCCTCAACCAGGCCGGCCTCGGCGTGAACTGCATCTACGTGGCGATCGGCCAGAAGGCCTCCACGGTCGCCCAGACCGTCGCCCGGCTCGAAGAGGCCGGCGCCATGGAGTACACGGTGGTCGTCGTGGCACCCGCCTCCGACCAGGCGCCGTTCAAGTACCTGGCCCCCTACGCCGGTTGTGCGATGGGCCAGCACTGGATGGACAACTCCGGCCACGCCCTGGCGATCTACGACGACCTGTCCAAGCAGGCCGAGGCCTACCGCCAGATGGCTTTGCTGCTGCGCCGCCCGCCGGGCCGCGAGGCCTACCCCGGCGACGTGTTCTACCTGCACAGCCGCCTGCTCGAGCGGGCGGCCAAGCTGTCCGACGAGCGCGGTGCGGGCAGCCTGACCGCCCTGCCGGTCATCGAGACCAAGGCCGGCGACGTGTCGGCCTACATCCCGACCAACGTGATCTCGATCACCGACGGACAGATCTTCCTGCAGGAGGACCTGTTCCGCTCGGGCGTGCGGCCCGCCATCGACGTGGGCATCTCGGTCAGCCGGGTGGGTTCCGCCGCCCAGATCAAGGCGATGAAGACCGCTGTCGGCACGCTCAAGTCCGACCTGCAGCAGTTCCGTGAGCTCGAGAGCTTCGCCGCTTTCGGCTCGGACCTCGACGCCGTGTCCAAGGCCCAGCTCGAGCGGGGCTACCGCCTCACCGAGCTGCTCAAGCAGGGCGTCGGCCAGCCGATGCCGGTCGAGGAGCAGGTGGTGGTGCTCTACGCCGGCACCCGCGGCCACCTCGACAACATTCCGGTCGAGTCGGTCGGCCGCTTCGCCGACGAGCTGCTCGAATACTTCCGTGCCCGCCATGGCCACATCCTCGATGGGGTCCGCAGCGACGGCAAGATCCCCGACGAGGATGCGCTCGAGGCCGCCATCGCCCGCTTTGCTAGCGAGTTCGATCCCGGTGCCGAGGGCGTCCACGAGCCCGACGCCGGGGAAAGTGGCGACCAGCACTCACGGGTGGTCGATTCCGACGTCACCCTGCCCGAAGAGGACGTCGATCGCGACGAGGCGACGTTCCAGCCTTCCAAGCGGGACGGCTGA
- the atpD gene encoding F0F1 ATP synthase subunit beta — MVAIAGPVVDVEFPSGAIPEINTALEFDLTIGGDTEVVTVVAEVAQQIGEGRVRAVAMKPTDGLTRGTEVRNTGGPITVPVGDAVLGHVFNVIGQPLDVDSIEATDRWPIHRQPPAFDTLEPKAQMFETGIKVLDLLTPYLQGGKIGLFGGAGVGKTVLITEMINRVASNHGGVSVFAGVGERTREGTDLLIEMGETMLGGTDQSVLTKAALCFGQMDEPPGVRLRVALSALTMAEYFRDVQGQDVLLFVDNIFRFTQAGMEVSTLLGRMPSAVGYQPTLADEMGALQERITSTGGKSITSLQAVYVPADDYTDPAPFTSFTHFDGTTELNRDIAAKGIYPAVDPLASTSTILDPQVVGDRHYNVARQVQESLQRYNELQDIIAILGLDELSEEDRVTVDRARKIEKFLSQPMFVAEVFTGLPGIFTPVEETIESFEMLVNGDLDHLPEQAFLNVGGAEDAMKKADDLKKNG, encoded by the coding sequence ATCGTCGCCATCGCCGGCCCCGTGGTCGACGTCGAGTTCCCCTCCGGGGCGATCCCCGAGATCAACACCGCCCTCGAGTTCGATCTCACCATCGGCGGTGACACCGAGGTGGTGACCGTCGTCGCCGAGGTGGCCCAGCAGATCGGCGAGGGCCGCGTGCGTGCGGTCGCCATGAAGCCGACCGACGGCCTGACCCGCGGCACCGAGGTGCGCAACACCGGTGGCCCGATCACCGTGCCCGTCGGCGACGCCGTCCTCGGCCACGTGTTCAACGTCATCGGTCAACCGCTCGACGTCGACTCGATCGAGGCGACCGACCGCTGGCCCATCCACCGCCAGCCGCCGGCCTTCGACACCCTTGAGCCGAAGGCCCAGATGTTCGAGACCGGCATCAAGGTGCTCGACCTTCTTACGCCTTACCTTCAAGGTGGCAAGATCGGTTTGTTCGGCGGTGCCGGCGTGGGCAAGACCGTGCTGATCACCGAGATGATCAACCGCGTGGCCTCCAACCACGGCGGCGTGTCCGTGTTCGCCGGGGTGGGCGAACGCACCCGTGAGGGCACCGACCTGCTGATCGAGATGGGCGAGACCATGCTGGGCGGTACCGACCAGTCGGTGCTGACCAAGGCCGCACTGTGCTTCGGTCAGATGGACGAGCCGCCGGGCGTGCGCCTGCGGGTTGCACTGTCGGCGCTGACGATGGCCGAGTACTTCCGCGACGTGCAGGGCCAGGACGTGCTGCTGTTCGTCGACAACATCTTCCGCTTCACCCAGGCGGGCATGGAGGTGTCCACGCTGCTGGGCCGCATGCCCTCCGCCGTGGGCTACCAGCCCACCCTGGCCGACGAGATGGGCGCCCTCCAGGAGCGCATCACCTCGACCGGCGGCAAGTCGATCACCTCGCTGCAGGCCGTGTACGTGCCTGCGGACGACTACACCGACCCGGCGCCGTTCACGTCGTTCACCCACTTCGACGGCACGACCGAGCTGAACCGCGACATCGCCGCCAAGGGCATCTACCCGGCGGTCGACCCGCTGGCGTCCACCTCGACCATCCTCGACCCGCAGGTGGTCGGCGATCGCCACTACAACGTGGCCCGTCAGGTGCAGGAGTCGCTGCAGCGCTACAACGAGCTGCAGGACATCATCGCCATCCTCGGCCTCGACGAGCTGTCCGAAGAGGACCGGGTGACGGTCGACCGGGCCCGCAAGATCGAGAAGTTCCTCTCCCAGCCGATGTTCGTCGCCGAGGTGTTTACCGGCCTGCCCGGTATCTTCACGCCGGTCGAGGAAACGATCGAGAGCTTCGAGATGCTGGTCAACGGCGACCTCGACCACCTGCCCGAGCAGGCGTTCCTCAACGTCGGTGGCGCCGAGGATGCCATGAAGAAGGCCGACGACCTGAAGAAGAACGGCTGA
- a CDS encoding F0F1 ATP synthase subunit gamma produces the protein MAGAQERVLRRRIGSVGNTKKITRAMELISATRVTKAQQRAREARPYATEITKVIQDLSAQGTSVDHPLLRQNEDPKVVGVVVLASDRGLAGAYNASVIRAAEREVQAARSEGREYRLVCIGKKSSSYFRFRGYTIDAEFEGISDTPVYSNAREVAGKVAAMFLSEGVERIMLAYTEFVSLGTQKPRVRRFLPLQPSEAIAAAGDAQARAGFEFEPDAAGVLEALLPRYVESRLFSALLDAAASEHASRQRAMKSATDNAEDMILRLTRKMNQVRQDAITTEISEIISGAEALSDDQDDEGDTAHHLAAQHLSFEHVAHEHFNHPTHR, from the coding sequence ATGGCAGGCGCACAGGAACGAGTGCTGCGACGCCGCATCGGCAGCGTCGGCAACACCAAAAAGATCACCAGGGCTATGGAGCTGATCTCGGCCACCCGGGTGACAAAGGCGCAGCAGCGGGCCCGCGAGGCCCGTCCCTATGCGACCGAGATCACCAAGGTGATTCAGGACCTGTCCGCGCAGGGCACCTCGGTCGACCACCCGCTGCTTCGCCAAAACGAGGACCCCAAGGTGGTCGGGGTGGTCGTGCTGGCCTCCGATCGAGGACTGGCGGGCGCCTACAACGCCTCGGTCATCCGCGCTGCGGAACGGGAGGTGCAGGCGGCCCGCTCCGAAGGCCGTGAGTACCGGCTGGTGTGCATTGGCAAGAAGTCCAGCTCGTACTTCCGCTTCCGCGGCTACACGATCGATGCCGAGTTCGAGGGCATCTCCGACACCCCGGTCTACAGCAACGCCCGCGAGGTGGCGGGCAAGGTGGCGGCGATGTTCCTCTCAGAGGGCGTCGAGCGCATCATGTTGGCCTACACCGAGTTCGTCAGCCTCGGCACCCAGAAGCCGCGGGTGCGTCGCTTCCTACCGCTGCAACCCAGCGAGGCGATCGCCGCGGCCGGCGACGCCCAGGCCCGAGCGGGATTCGAATTCGAGCCGGACGCCGCCGGGGTGCTCGAGGCACTGCTGCCCCGCTACGTCGAGAGCCGTCTGTTCTCGGCGCTGTTGGACGCCGCCGCCTCCGAGCACGCCAGCCGTCAGCGGGCGATGAAGTCGGCCACCGACAACGCCGAAGACATGATCCTGCGCCTGACCCGCAAGATGAACCAGGTGCGCCAGGACGCGATCACCACCGAGATCTCCGAGATCATCTCCGGTGCCGAGGCACTCAGCGACGACCAGGACGATGAAGGCGACACCGCCCATCACCTGGCCGCCCAGCACCTGTCCTTCGAGCACGTCGCTCACGAGCACTTCAACCACCCAACGCACCGCTAG
- a CDS encoding MFS transporter — protein sequence MSAEDAEAWAAPRDDLMVLEEVAPDGTLRDAEGAWEHWNRSVTIRPTHDDDRVELTERVDFTPAIPVFGPAFALLIASSLRKGPLRHGKVPWWSPPARMDTESIAALTSACLIGMCAGFLSTVVTRVLTFAADDFGVATAGPQSAALAVIRSGVVLTLIVLALADRQGRRRLALASLWVAAGACVLTAFSPGLGAFTGAQVLTRNLSGAAVLLANVLVAEEVPSRVRAYSVGLQSMSFALGAGVVLLLLPLADLGLWGWRLVCGGAVLLVPLVVAVARHLPESKRFERTHDRPDSVAAERFSMRRLWILVALGLAINVFAAPASQLQADYLRTDRGYSALWVTLFIVATNTPAGLGVVLGGRWGDSWGRKPVAAIGMVGFAGTAVMFMVSGAPMWFASLASAVVGGLSVATIGVYGPEMFPTARRGFANGLLSAAALAGGLVGLLVAGQLADAWGYGPAFALLAIGPLVAAVIVVMLLPETAGVSLEELNRDDRSPRPSPELPG from the coding sequence ATGTCAGCCGAAGACGCCGAGGCGTGGGCGGCGCCGCGCGACGATCTGATGGTGCTCGAGGAGGTGGCCCCGGACGGAACGCTCCGCGACGCCGAGGGCGCCTGGGAGCACTGGAACCGCAGCGTCACGATCCGGCCCACACACGATGACGACCGGGTCGAGCTCACCGAACGGGTGGACTTCACCCCGGCAATCCCGGTCTTCGGCCCGGCCTTCGCCCTCCTGATCGCGTCGAGCTTGCGCAAGGGGCCGCTGCGCCACGGAAAGGTGCCCTGGTGGAGCCCACCGGCGCGCATGGACACCGAGTCGATCGCCGCGCTCACCTCGGCCTGCCTGATCGGCATGTGCGCCGGGTTCCTCTCGACGGTGGTCACCCGGGTGCTCACCTTCGCCGCCGACGATTTCGGAGTCGCAACGGCCGGCCCGCAGTCCGCCGCCCTTGCCGTCATCCGCAGCGGGGTGGTCCTCACCCTGATCGTGTTGGCGCTGGCCGACCGCCAGGGCCGACGGCGCCTGGCGCTCGCCTCGTTGTGGGTGGCGGCAGGCGCCTGCGTGCTCACCGCCTTCAGCCCGGGCCTCGGGGCCTTCACCGGCGCCCAGGTGCTGACCCGCAACCTGTCCGGCGCCGCAGTGCTCCTTGCCAACGTGCTCGTCGCTGAGGAGGTTCCCAGCCGGGTTCGGGCCTACTCGGTCGGGCTGCAGTCGATGTCCTTTGCCCTCGGCGCCGGCGTGGTGCTGTTGTTGTTGCCGTTGGCCGACCTGGGCCTCTGGGGTTGGCGGCTGGTGTGCGGTGGCGCGGTGCTGCTCGTGCCCCTTGTCGTCGCCGTTGCCCGCCACCTCCCGGAGTCGAAGCGTTTCGAGCGCACCCACGACCGGCCCGACAGCGTGGCTGCCGAGCGCTTCTCCATGCGACGCCTGTGGATCCTGGTAGCGCTCGGGCTGGCGATCAACGTGTTCGCTGCGCCCGCCAGCCAGCTGCAGGCCGACTACCTCAGGACGGACCGGGGGTACTCGGCCTTGTGGGTCACCCTGTTCATCGTCGCCACCAACACGCCGGCAGGGCTCGGGGTGGTGCTCGGCGGCCGCTGGGGCGACTCCTGGGGCCGGAAACCCGTGGCAGCGATCGGCATGGTCGGCTTTGCGGGCACAGCGGTGATGTTCATGGTCTCGGGTGCGCCGATGTGGTTCGCCTCGCTGGCCTCGGCGGTGGTCGGCGGGCTCTCGGTGGCGACGATCGGCGTGTACGGGCCGGAGATGTTCCCGACCGCCCGGCGGGGGTTCGCCAACGGCCTTCTGTCCGCAGCGGCGTTGGCCGGCGGGTTGGTCGGGTTGCTGGTCGCCGGCCAGCTCGCCGACGCCTGGGGGTACGGGCCGGCGTTCGCGTTGCTGGCGATCGGGCCGCTCGTCGCAGCGGTCATCGTCGTGATGCTGCTGCCCGAGACCGCCGGCGTGTCGCTCGAGGAGCTCAACCGCGACGACCGCAGCCCCCGACCATCGCCGGAGCTCCCGGGTTAG
- the atpC gene encoding ATP synthase F1 subunit epsilon → MAMQVELVSPEAIVWSGEANMVIARTLEGDAAFMEGHIPMIGALATGIVRVIADGEPERQIAVHSGFVEVTPTDGGATKVAVLSDMAELAEDVDLARAQGAKDRAEEALRADADDEVASAALRRAEVRILVAEAATKR, encoded by the coding sequence ATGGCGATGCAGGTCGAGCTGGTTTCGCCGGAGGCGATCGTGTGGTCGGGCGAGGCCAACATGGTGATCGCCCGCACCCTCGAGGGCGACGCCGCCTTCATGGAGGGCCACATCCCGATGATTGGGGCGTTGGCCACCGGCATCGTCCGGGTGATCGCCGATGGTGAGCCCGAGCGCCAGATCGCCGTGCACTCCGGCTTCGTCGAAGTGACCCCGACCGACGGCGGTGCCACCAAGGTGGCGGTGCTGTCCGACATGGCCGAGCTGGCCGAGGATGTCGATCTGGCCCGGGCCCAGGGCGCCAAGGATCGCGCCGAGGAGGCCCTGCGGGCCGACGCCGACGACGAGGTGGCCTCGGCCGCCCTGCGTCGCGCCGAGGTGCGCATCCTGGTCGCCGAGGCCGCTACCAAGCGCTAA
- a CDS encoding polyphosphate kinase 2 family protein gives MDIAPYRYDPSQPVELSQWDGDDDGGLSKDDTKDDTAELSERLVELQHRLFAQKEHRVLVVIQATDTGGKDSTIRRVFGPLNPAGVRVTGFTKPSEDELAHDYLWRVHPHAPGDGMIAVFNRSHYEDVLVVRVHDLVPEARWRRRYQHLREFERMLTDEGTTVIKFFLHITADEQRQRLQDRIDDTTKWWKFNPADLTERERWDDYQAAFSEMLSQTSDPVPWWVIPANHKWFRDYLVSKVLVDTLEGLNLTYPEPEEDLTGVTIT, from the coding sequence ATCGACATCGCACCGTACCGCTACGACCCGTCTCAGCCCGTCGAGCTGTCCCAGTGGGACGGCGACGACGATGGCGGGTTGTCCAAGGACGACACCAAGGACGACACGGCCGAGCTCTCCGAGCGTCTCGTCGAACTCCAGCACCGCCTGTTCGCCCAGAAGGAACACCGCGTGCTCGTCGTCATCCAGGCGACCGACACCGGCGGCAAGGACTCGACGATCCGGCGTGTCTTCGGCCCGCTCAACCCGGCCGGGGTGAGGGTGACCGGGTTCACGAAGCCTTCGGAGGACGAGCTGGCCCACGACTACCTGTGGCGCGTCCACCCCCACGCCCCCGGCGACGGGATGATCGCCGTCTTCAATCGTTCGCACTACGAGGACGTGCTCGTCGTGCGGGTACACGACCTGGTGCCCGAGGCCCGGTGGCGCCGCCGCTATCAGCACCTGCGGGAGTTCGAGCGGATGCTGACCGACGAGGGAACCACCGTCATCAAGTTCTTCCTGCACATCACCGCCGATGAACAGCGCCAACGGCTCCAGGACCGCATCGACGACACGACGAAATGGTGGAAGTTCAACCCAGCCGACCTGACCGAGCGCGAGCGCTGGGACGACTACCAGGCCGCCTTCTCGGAAATGTTGTCCCAAACCTCGGACCCGGTCCCATGGTGGGTGATCCCGGCCAACCACAAGTGGTTTCGCGACTACCTGGTGTCGAAGGTTTTGGTCGACACCCTCGAGGGACTGAACCTCACCTACCCGGAGCCGGAAGAGGACCTCACCGGGGTCACGATCACCTGA